A portion of the Physeter macrocephalus isolate SW-GA chromosome 15, ASM283717v5, whole genome shotgun sequence genome contains these proteins:
- the ZNF7 gene encoding zinc finger protein 7 isoform X3 — protein sequence MEAVTFGDVAVHFSREEWQCLDPGQRALYKEVMLENHSSVAGLAGFLVFKPELISRLEQGQEPWVLDLQGAEGREASRTSQADSTIGTESEQACEDIDRLKSESHVVMVKTPSQDFPQSPGFGDASDPKVCSESQPTSLFQKNCLNTGTVAPRDTFTEDEAQGCGERGSGGRLGCRRDQSQGSLRRCDICGRSFQSISDVSLDQEINTQKKPNSCQECQKKLPDCLQGRHLNTLHGEKPYECEECGKVFRLCSQLTQHQRIHTGEKPFKCTECGKAFRLSSKLIQHQRIHTGEKPYRCEECGKAFGQSSSLIHHQRVHTGERPYGCRECGKAFSQQSQLARHQRTHTGERPYPCQECGKAFSQSSTLAQHQRMHAGEKLQLPRTPDSPSLVAHQRLHATEKPFKCDECGKAFRWVSRLSQHQLTHTGEKPYKCNKCSKAFGCSSRLIRHQRTHTGEKPFKCDECGKGFVQGSHLIQHQRIHTGEKPYECSDCGKAFSQSSSLIYHQRIHKGEKPYECLECGKAFSMSTQLTIHQRVHTGERPYKCSECGKAFSQNSTLFQHQIIHAGVKPYGCSECGKAFSRSSYLIEHQRIHTRAQWYHEYGNTLEASTHVSRKKVNTVKKLHKCNECEKIFRWRSHLIIHQRIHTGEKPYKCNECGKAFNRSSRLTQHQKIHMG from the exons CAGGATTCCTGGTCTTCAAgcctgagctgatctcccggcTGGAACAGGGGCAGGAGCCATGGGTCCTTGACCTGCAAGGAGCGGAGGGGAGAGAGGCATCCAGGACCTCCCAGGCAG ATTCTACAATCGGGACGGAGAGTGAGCAGGCCTGTGAAGACATTGACCGTCTAAAATCAGAATCCCATGTGGTCATGGTCAAAACCCCATCCCAGGACTTTCCCCAGAGTCCTGGCTTTGGAGACGCCTCTGATCCCAAGGTCTGTTCAGAGAGTCAGCCAACCTCCCTCTTCCAGAAAAACTGCTTGAACACAGGGACTGTGGCTCCCAGGGACACCTTCACTGAGGACGAGGCCCAGGGGTGTGGCGAGCGGGGAAGCGGTGGCCGCCTGGGTTGTCGACGTGATCAAAGTCAGGGGTCCTTGCGAAGATGCGACATCTGTGGTAGGAGTTTCCAATCTATTTCAGATGTCTCTCTGGATCaggaaattaatacacagaagaAACCTAACAGCTGCCAAGAGTGCCAAAAAAAATTACCTGATTGCTTACAGGGGAGACATCTGAATACCTTGCATGGAGAGAAGCCGTATGAGTGTGAGGAGTGTGGGAAGGTCTTCAGGTTGTGCTCACAGCTTACTCAGCATCAGAGGATCCATACTGGAGAGAAGCCGTTTAAATGCACTGAGTGTGGGAAGGCCTTTCGTCTGAGCTCGAAACTCATTCAGCATCAAAGGATTCACACTGGGGAGAAGCCCTACAGGTGTGaggaatgtggaaaagcctttggTCAGagctccagcctcatccaccatcAGAGGGTCCACACGGGGGAGAGGCCCTATGGCTGCCGGGAGTGCGGGAAGGCCTTCAGCCAGCAGTCTCAGCTGGCCAGGCACCAGAGGACGCACACGGGAGAGAGGCCCTACCCATGCCAGGAGTGCGGGAAGGCCTTTAGCCAGAGCTCAACCCTAGCTCAGCACCAGCGGATGCACGCTGGGGAGAAACTTCAGCTCCCGAGAACCCCGGATAGTCCCAGCCTGGTTGCACATCAGAGGTTGCACGCTACGGAGAAACCGTTTAAGTGTGACGAGTGTGGGAAGGCTTTCCGGTGGGTCTCCCGCCTTAGTCAGCATCAGCTGACGCATACCggagagaaaccttataaatGCAACAAGTGTTCAAAGGCCTTTGGTTGCAGCTCACGGCTTATTCGCCACCagagaactcacactggagaaaaaccaTTTAAGTGTGATGAGTGTGGGAAAGGCTTTGTCCAGGGCTCACACCTAATTcagcatcagagaattcacaccgGAGAGAAGCCCTATGAGTGTAGTGactgtgggaaggccttcagccAGAGCTCGAGCCTCATTTACCATCAGAGGATCCATAAAGGGGAGAAGCCCTACGAGTGCCtcgaatgtggaaaagccttcagtATGAGCACACAGCTCACAATACACCAGCGGGTGCACACGGGGGAGAGGCCCTAtaagtgcagtgaatgtgggaaagccttcagtcaGAACTCCACCCTTTTCCAGCACCAGATCATTCACGCTGGGGTGAAGCCCTACGGATGCAGcgagtgtgggaaagccttcagccGGAGCTCGTACCTCATTGAGCACCAGAGGATCCACACTCGAGCCCAGTGGTACCACGAGTACGGGAATACTCTGGAAGCTTCTACCCACGTGAGCCGTAAGAAAGTTAATACTGTAAAGAAACTTcataaatgtaatgaatgtgaaaaaatattcagATGGCGCTCGCATCTGATTATacaccagagaattcacactggagagaaaccttataaatgtaatgaatgtggcaAAGCTTTTAATAGGAGCTCAAGGCTTACTCAGCATCAGAAAATTCACATGGGATAG
- the COMMD5 gene encoding COMM domain-containing protein 5, with protein sequence MSAMAPAAPHVHRPGDSHSGCMSFLGAQLPPEVAAMPQLLRDLDRATFRKLLKLVVSSLQGEDCREAVQRLGAGADLPEERLGALIAGTHTLLQQALRLPPASLKPDAFKNQLQELCIPQDLVVDLASVVFGSQRPLLDSAARQQGAWLPHVADFRWRVDVAISTSALARSLQPSVLMQLKLSDGSALRFEVPTAKFQELRFGVAMVLKEMADLEKRCERKLQD encoded by the coding sequence ATGTCTGCCATGGCTCCTGCAGCTCCACATGTGCATCGCCCTGGTGACAGTCACAGTGGCTGCATGAGTTTCCTGGGCGCCCAGCTGCCTCCAGAGGTGGCAGCAATGCCCCAGCTCCTGAGGGACCTGGACAGGGCCACGTTCAGAAAGTTGCTGAAGCTGGTGGTCAGCAGCCTGCAGGGAGAAGACTGCCGTGAGGCTGTGCAGCGCCTCGGGGCTGGCGCAGACCTGCCTGAGGAGCGGCTGGGGGCCCTGATCGCTGGCACACACACCCTGCTCCAGCAGGCCCTCCGGCTGCCCCCGGCCAGCCTGAAGCCCGATGCTTTCAAGAACCAGCTCCAGGAGCTCTGCATCCCCCAAGACCTGGTCGTGGACTTGGCCAGTGTGGTGTTTGGGAGCCAGCGGCCTCTCCTTGACTCTGCGGCCAGGCAGCAGGGGGCCTGGCTGCCCCACGTTGCCGACTTCCGGTGGAGGGTGGACGTGGCCATCTCCACCAGCGCCCTGGCCCGCTCCCTGCAGCCAAGCGTCCTGATGCAGCTGAAGCTCTCGGATGGGTCAGCCCTCCGCTTCGAGGTCCCCACAGCCAAGTTCCAGGAGCTGCGGTTCGGTGTGGCCATGGTCCTGAAGGAGATGGCCGACCTGGAGAAGAGGTGCGAGCGCAAACTGCAGGACTGA